Proteins encoded by one window of Arachis ipaensis cultivar K30076 chromosome B04, Araip1.1, whole genome shotgun sequence:
- the LOC107635830 gene encoding uncharacterized protein LOC107635830 encodes MPPLSPSLQCRSLFPFTRPCLSSSFCLRTVRVRSLSPRAAAPVSVLKSHRLLLLLSPPLRLSSRFIWTAALLFPRSSSPSGCGPDLRPTPLLKQPLPPRPVTRDRRRQPTLSLSDDPKAPRLSLSLSPRSQGRSPSLSLSLSSTEPQQPFSLPANSSSQRPVPSAAVADEVFSSASVQTRRRRSSSPGSLLLASPGLLGAAVGVAASVLIVVGHPEVVSLSSSSSPPLSRVRVSSLCLRSPLCPSSLSFLPCRNFSSSLAARSFIPNNSPSSPTGNTFSFHGDASPRICRRCALSRRPPSIPASALFPICHSHQCRTYFDAIQMFLKDYSSVKKFSIPTPTFHEFCEEFYWSVKNRGMANSGTDLAGS; translated from the exons ATGCCGccgctctctccttctcttcAATGCCGTTCCCTCTTTCCTTTCACTCGACCCTGTCTCTCCTCTAGCTTCTGTCTCCGAACTGTGCGCGTGCGCTCTCTCTCCCCCCGAGCTGCTGCTCCTGTCTCTGTGTTGAAGTCCCACCGGCTGCTGCTACTCCTGTCTCCGCCGCTGCGGTTGTCGTCGAGGTTCATCTGGACCGCTGCGCTCCTCTTCCCTAGGTCCTCTTCTCCTAGCGGCTGCGGCCCAGACCTGCGACCGACTCCTCTTCTGAAGCAGCCGCTGCCGCCGCGACCCGTGACCCGCGACCGACGACGACAACCGACCCTCTCTCTTTCCGACGACCCCAAGGCACCtcgactctctctctctctctctccccgaTCCCAAGGTAGAAG cccctctctctctctctctctcagctCCACGGAACCCCAGCAGCCTTTCTCTCTCCCAGCCAACAGCAGCAGCCAGCGCCCAGTGCCCAGCGCCGCCGTCGCCGACGAAGTCTTCTCCTCAGCCAGCGTCCAGACCCGGCGTCGGCGATCCTCTTCTCCTGGATCCCTTCTCCTCGCGTCGCCAGGTCTACTTGGAGCTGCTGTTGGCGTCGCCGCCTCTGTCCTCATCGTCGTCGGCCACCCTGAAGTTGTGTCTCTGTCCTCGTCGTCGAGCCCCCCTCTCTCTCGCGTGCGCGTGTCAAGCCTCTGTCTTCGATCTCCTCTCTGTCCCAGCTCACTTTCCTTTCTCCCTTGCCGTAACTTCTCTTCCTCTCTCGCCGCC AGGTCCTTTATCCCCAACAATTCCCCTTCAAGCCCAACAGGCAACACCTTCTCCTTCCACGGCGATGCTTCTCCTCGCATTTGTCGCCGCTGCGCTCTTTCACGCCGTCCGCCTTCAATACCCGCTAGTGCATTGTTCCCGATTTGCCATAGCCACCAATGCCGCACCTACTTCGATGCGATTCAGATGTTCCTGAAGGATTATTCTTCGGTAAAGAAATTTTCAATTCCAACACCAACTTTTCATGAGTTTTGTGAGGAGTTCTATTGGTCTGTGAAGAACAGGGGAATGGCAAATTCGGGGACTGATTTGGCTGGAAGTTGA